In a genomic window of Porphyromonadaceae bacterium W3.11:
- a CDS encoding transcription antitermination factor NusB — protein MINRLLIRIKTLQILYNYYRVEGMSMNSAIGTLRKALDHSYKLYIYLCGIPLDIANIAEDRLEREKEKFLKDTEVINILEHLSDNKLVNIIKSDETFCEERQQIASLLQTRGLEDYLQTLTTSAVSYIQDVEKPINWDDFSEIRSIWRGFYGEKILQNEVFSELIEETSTYLNDDIGIVFTFVTKAFNAISEEKTFSEVLKPPFVNEADEDFGPILIEQSIINGDDYRELISNYFKNWDKERVSEMDYIIMQLALTEAIHFPTIATRITINEYLNLAHYYSAPNSYTFINGILHELFTDLKKEGRIMGE, from the coding sequence ATGATCAATCGTTTACTTATCAGAATAAAGACTCTTCAGATTCTTTATAACTACTACAGAGTCGAGGGAATGTCAATGAATAGTGCTATTGGGACTTTACGTAAAGCTCTTGATCATTCATACAAGTTATATATCTACCTTTGCGGTATTCCTCTGGATATCGCAAATATTGCTGAGGATAGACTAGAGAGGGAAAAAGAGAAGTTTCTGAAGGATACTGAAGTCATCAATATCCTAGAGCACCTATCGGATAATAAGTTAGTAAACATCATCAAGAGTGATGAAACTTTTTGTGAAGAGCGTCAACAGATCGCATCACTACTTCAAACTAGAGGTTTGGAGGATTATCTACAAACCCTAACTACTAGTGCTGTATCATATATTCAGGACGTAGAAAAGCCTATTAACTGGGATGATTTTTCAGAAATACGCTCAATCTGGAGAGGCTTCTATGGCGAAAAAATACTACAAAACGAAGTCTTCTCTGAACTGATAGAAGAGACCAGCACATACCTTAATGATGATATTGGGATAGTCTTTACATTTGTAACAAAGGCTTTCAATGCCATCTCTGAAGAGAAGACCTTCTCTGAGGTTCTGAAACCGCCATTTGTCAATGAAGCGGATGAGGATTTTGGCCCCATCTTAATAGAGCAATCTATCATCAATGGTGACGACTACCGCGAGCTTATCAGTAACTACTTCAAAAACTGGGATAAAGAAAGAGTCAGCGAGATGGATTACATCATTATGCAATTGGCTCTAACCGAAGCGATACACTTCCCTACCATTGCAACGAGGATAACGATTAATGAATATCTTAATCTGGCACACTACTACAGTGCACCTAATAGTTATACCTTTATCAATGGTATCTTACACGAATTATTCACAGACCTTAAAAAAGAGGGTCGAATAATGGGAGAATAA
- the coaE gene encoding dephospho-CoA kinase (Dephospho-CoA kinase (CoaE) performs the final step in coenzyme A biosynthesis.), with protein sequence MKVIGITGLIGSGKSVVMKLFGILYDIPTFNSDLKAKEIYYDSDIREKIIRKLGIDPITDEGSLNKDGLRQLVTGDAHMKNELETIVHNGLKEKFQSWVERQTSDSVIIESAILYTSGFHRFCDQIIQVTAKETTREARVLSRDNSMTIERFQQIVDIQREEAIRQANESNFTINNDGDISIVQQVENTYEKICKRNFKQ encoded by the coding sequence ATGAAAGTAATTGGTATCACAGGGCTAATTGGATCAGGGAAAAGTGTGGTCATGAAACTTTTTGGGATCCTATACGATATCCCAACCTTCAATAGTGATCTGAAAGCAAAGGAGATATACTATGACTCAGATATACGAGAGAAGATTATAAGGAAGCTGGGCATTGACCCAATTACCGATGAAGGTTCTCTGAACAAGGATGGGTTACGCCAGCTAGTAACAGGGGACGCTCACATGAAGAATGAGCTAGAAACAATTGTTCACAATGGACTAAAAGAGAAATTTCAGAGTTGGGTAGAACGTCAGACATCCGACTCAGTAATCATAGAGTCTGCCATCCTTTATACATCGGGTTTTCATAGATTCTGTGATCAAATAATTCAAGTTACAGCAAAGGAAACTACAAGAGAGGCACGCGTACTGTCACGAGATAATTCCATGACTATCGAACGTTTCCAGCAAATTGTGGATATACAAAGGGAGGAAGCTATACGACAAGCGAATGAATCTAATTTTACCATCAATAATGATGGTGATATTTCGATTGTACAACAGGTGGAAAACACCTATGAAAAGATATGCAAAAGAAATTTCAAACAATAG
- a CDS encoding DUF5606 domain-containing protein produces MKLTDIISISGKPGLYELINKTKSPFTAKDLDTNRKLPIFPRDNIVSLADISIYTEDDDMPLGEVFEKIKEKHPKGIEDSKAIISSSESLHQFMSDTLPIYDKERVRDNDIKKLIKWYNILIKAGMESFLTREEITEDNKEVSDNK; encoded by the coding sequence ATGAAACTGACAGACATTATTTCCATTTCAGGGAAGCCAGGACTTTATGAATTAATTAATAAGACTAAGAGTCCATTCACAGCAAAAGATCTTGACACTAATAGAAAACTGCCTATCTTCCCCCGAGATAATATTGTATCACTCGCCGATATATCTATCTACACAGAAGATGATGATATGCCACTAGGAGAGGTCTTTGAAAAAATCAAGGAAAAGCATCCGAAAGGTATTGAGGATAGCAAAGCCATAATTTCTAGCTCTGAAAGCTTACATCAATTCATGTCTGACACTTTGCCAATATACGATAAGGAACGAGTCAGAGATAATGATATTAAGAAATTAATAAAATGGTACAATATTCTCATAAAGGCTGGTATGGAGTCATTCTTGACCAGAGAAGAGATAACTGAGGATAATAAGGAAGTATCAGATAATAAATAA
- the yajC gene encoding preprotein translocase subunit YajC: MELLTLLQTSNSGLGGMSGIIMIVLMIVIFYFFIIRPQSKQQKRIAEARAALKPGDKVMTAGGIYAILREINTNTNQAVIEVWEGVKMKVDLNQIYSIESIEKSEKK; encoded by the coding sequence ATGGAACTTCTTACTCTTTTACAAACTTCTAATAGTGGATTAGGTGGCATGTCAGGCATCATAATGATAGTCCTGATGATTGTTATTTTCTACTTTTTTATCATCCGTCCACAGAGCAAACAGCAGAAAAGGATTGCAGAAGCGAGAGCAGCTCTAAAACCTGGTGACAAGGTGATGACTGCAGGTGGCATCTACGCTATTCTTAGAGAAATCAACACTAATACTAATCAGGCTGTAATAGAAGTTTGGGAAGGTGTTAAAATGAAGGTAGATCTTAATCAGATTTACTCTATCGAAAGTATCGAAAAGTCTGAGAAAAAGTAA
- a CDS encoding NAD(P)-dependent oxidoreductase: MKNKKIRVLITGAGGNIGRELVKMLARRNNQVEINVFDLNTAANREFFDRFLGKINVYFGDITDPSSLSGNVTKDKDIIFHLASIIPPLANENPKLAYDVNVNGTSNLVNSLQVGSPDAFIVMASSVAVYGDRLKNPYIKVDDPLLPIEDDYYAEYKVQMEEIIQKCTLKWSIFRLAAIMGVTNHVSPDLMFKMPLEQVIEICTPRDTARALLNSIDHVDELNGKIFNLGGGPSCTTIYGDFLQNNFKIYGLGALDFPQHAFATQNFHCGFYEDGDILNDILDFRRDTLDDYYQALRAKTPSIQRWATKGLSKLVKSYLLSKSKPYEAWLNNDEEEMKKYFG, from the coding sequence ATGAAAAATAAAAAGATAAGAGTACTTATTACTGGAGCAGGAGGAAATATTGGGCGAGAGCTTGTAAAGATGCTTGCCAGACGAAATAACCAAGTAGAGATTAACGTTTTCGACCTAAATACAGCTGCCAATAGAGAGTTTTTTGACCGCTTTTTAGGGAAAATCAACGTTTACTTCGGAGATATAACAGACCCTTCTAGCCTATCTGGTAATGTCACGAAAGATAAAGACATCATCTTTCACCTAGCATCCATTATACCACCTCTAGCTAACGAAAATCCTAAACTCGCATACGATGTGAATGTTAATGGCACATCTAATCTGGTTAATTCATTACAGGTAGGTTCACCCGATGCTTTTATAGTAATGGCATCTAGCGTCGCTGTCTATGGAGACCGCTTAAAAAATCCATACATCAAGGTGGACGATCCACTACTGCCTATTGAGGACGACTACTATGCTGAGTACAAGGTTCAGATGGAAGAGATTATACAAAAGTGCACCCTTAAGTGGAGTATCTTCCGACTGGCTGCTATCATGGGGGTTACCAACCATGTCAGCCCCGACCTAATGTTCAAGATGCCACTTGAGCAGGTGATAGAGATATGTACACCACGCGACACCGCTAGAGCTCTTCTAAATAGTATAGATCATGTCGATGAGCTAAATGGTAAGATCTTCAATCTCGGTGGCGGTCCATCATGCACCACAATATATGGGGACTTCCTACAAAATAACTTTAAAATATATGGCCTTGGAGCACTAGACTTCCCTCAGCATGCTTTCGCCACACAGAACTTCCACTGTGGGTTCTATGAAGATGGAGATATATTAAATGACATTCTAGACTTCCGTAGAGATACACTTGATGATTACTACCAAGCCCTTAGAGCTAAGACTCCGAGCATACAACGATGGGCTACAAAGGGACTATCTAAGTTGGTAAAAAGTTATCTGCTATCTAAGAGTAAGCCATACGAAGCATGGCTAAATAATGACGAAGAAGAGATGAAAAAATATTTTGGTTAA
- a CDS encoding carbamoyl phosphate synthase small subunit — MQKKAVLRLSDGTQFEGYAFGHTGVASGEIYFDTTMIGYTEVLTDPVYKGKLLTLTYPIIGNYGMPKMDLWESETIQPAGIIVHDYTEKYSHWNAVESLSDTMKREKVVGIYGIDTHILAQKIASTPNLTGQIVPVNSSENAIEIVKAGQPKEPKYIDQKAEKTILMIDLGANKTFVQTFVDSGINIIKVSGTEDFSMLDFDGIVISNGYGEAADYPEVLNLIKASMEKDIPVYGCGIGYDLMAEAVGIHNTPILPAHRSLGQPVIQNGTNSCFITRMSHGSAIDTNSLPSNWRAYFTHLNSKCNAGFIHENGRYVATTFQPDNGETRFIIDHFISNL, encoded by the coding sequence ATGCAAAAAAAAGCAGTACTAAGACTAAGTGATGGTACACAATTTGAAGGCTACGCCTTTGGACACACTGGAGTTGCATCCGGTGAGATCTACTTTGACACCACCATGATCGGTTACACAGAAGTCCTTACAGATCCTGTGTACAAAGGAAAATTACTAACACTCACCTACCCTATCATTGGAAATTATGGTATGCCTAAAATGGATCTCTGGGAAAGTGAGACCATACAGCCTGCAGGTATTATCGTACACGATTATACTGAGAAGTATAGCCATTGGAATGCAGTGGAGAGTCTCAGTGATACCATGAAACGTGAGAAAGTAGTAGGTATATATGGGATTGACACTCATATTTTAGCCCAGAAGATAGCCTCTACACCGAACCTTACAGGTCAGATAGTACCTGTTAATAGCAGCGAAAATGCTATTGAAATCGTAAAAGCAGGTCAGCCTAAGGAACCAAAATATATTGATCAAAAAGCGGAGAAAACTATTTTGATGATTGACTTGGGTGCAAATAAAACGTTCGTACAAACTTTCGTGGACTCAGGTATCAATATCATTAAGGTATCAGGGACTGAAGACTTCTCAATGTTAGACTTTGATGGCATTGTCATCAGTAATGGGTATGGAGAAGCTGCAGATTATCCAGAAGTCTTGAATCTAATTAAGGCGTCGATGGAAAAGGATATCCCAGTCTATGGCTGTGGTATTGGATATGACTTGATGGCCGAAGCCGTAGGGATTCATAATACCCCTATCCTTCCCGCTCATCGTTCATTAGGACAGCCAGTAATCCAAAATGGCACCAATAGCTGCTTTATCACTAGGATGTCACATGGCAGTGCTATCGACACCAACAGCTTACCTAGTAACTGGAGAGCTTACTTTACCCACCTAAATAGCAAATGCAACGCTGGTTTTATTCATGAAAATGGCAGATATGTAGCCACCACATTCCAGCCTGACAATGGAGAAACTAGATTTATTATCGATCACTTTATCTCAAATCTATAA
- a CDS encoding amidophosphoribosyltransferase, which translates to MEQLKHECGVAMVRLRKPLSYYQEKYGTWRYGLNKMYLLMEKQHNRGQDGAGLACIKLTAPPGEEYMYRQRALGNTAITTVFSEVEKLIQSYNPDECRDSNFSQAHVPFAAECYMGHLRYATFGKQEMQYVHPMMRRSNWRAKSMALCGNFNLTSVDQIFDSISSVGQHPRNTSDTHIILEQLGHRLDREIEHKFRESKAKGLTGMDITHDIESRIDISQPLKDCAPLWDGGYVMCGMNGSGEMFVLRDPWGIRPAFYYIDEEIIVVASERAVIQTVMNVTYDNVTELQRGEALTIDRTSTKIEKHQILEPKEDKACSFERIYFSRGSDIDIYKERKHLGEQLVPEILENINYDIENTVFSFIPNTAEVAYFGMLEGLNKYLNQRKVDALTGKKDLSEDELHKILDTHIRSEKVVIKDIKLRTFISEGNSRKDLAQHVYDITYGSVRRGIDNLVVIDDSIVRGTTLRESILSILDRLGPKKIVVVSSAPQIRYPDHYGIDMNKMREFVVFVAAIELLLERGEAHIIHETYNNIIKNLNTGVLREHNFVKDIYKPFSVHELNEKIIEILKPKGLKTEISLVYQSIEGLHKAIPNHKGDWYFTGDFPTPGGTELTNIAYKNFYEQDFRKY; encoded by the coding sequence ATGGAGCAACTCAAACATGAATGTGGCGTAGCGATGGTAAGACTTAGAAAACCTCTAAGTTATTATCAAGAAAAATATGGTACATGGCGCTATGGACTAAATAAGATGTACCTATTGATGGAAAAGCAGCACAATCGTGGCCAGGATGGAGCAGGTCTAGCTTGTATCAAACTCACAGCCCCTCCAGGTGAAGAATATATGTATCGCCAGCGTGCCTTAGGTAATACAGCAATCACTACTGTATTTTCTGAAGTGGAAAAGCTGATTCAGTCGTATAATCCTGATGAATGCAGAGACTCCAACTTCTCACAAGCACACGTGCCATTTGCAGCAGAATGCTACATGGGGCATCTCAGGTATGCCACTTTTGGAAAGCAAGAGATGCAGTACGTACACCCGATGATGAGACGAAGTAACTGGAGGGCCAAGAGCATGGCACTTTGTGGTAACTTCAATCTCACGTCCGTAGATCAAATATTTGACTCTATTTCATCTGTCGGACAGCATCCTCGTAACACATCTGATACTCATATCATTCTTGAGCAATTGGGACATAGATTAGATCGTGAGATAGAGCATAAATTCAGAGAAAGTAAGGCTAAGGGCCTTACAGGGATGGATATTACTCATGATATTGAGTCACGGATTGATATTTCACAGCCGCTAAAAGACTGTGCTCCACTATGGGATGGTGGATACGTCATGTGTGGAATGAATGGAAGTGGTGAGATGTTTGTTCTCCGAGATCCATGGGGTATTCGTCCAGCCTTCTACTACATCGACGAAGAGATTATCGTCGTGGCATCTGAAAGAGCTGTGATTCAAACCGTCATGAATGTTACTTATGACAACGTTACCGAACTACAGCGTGGAGAAGCTCTAACCATCGACAGAACTAGTACTAAGATCGAGAAACATCAGATACTTGAGCCAAAAGAAGACAAAGCGTGCTCATTTGAACGCATCTACTTCTCGAGGGGTAGTGATATCGATATTTATAAAGAAAGGAAGCATCTAGGTGAGCAATTGGTGCCAGAGATCTTGGAGAACATCAATTATGACATCGAGAATACAGTATTCTCATTTATTCCTAATACAGCAGAGGTAGCGTATTTTGGAATGCTTGAGGGGCTAAATAAGTACCTAAATCAAAGGAAAGTTGATGCCCTTACGGGTAAGAAAGATTTGTCGGAAGATGAGCTTCACAAGATACTAGATACCCACATACGTTCCGAAAAGGTTGTGATTAAGGATATTAAGCTACGCACCTTTATATCCGAGGGCAATAGTCGAAAAGATCTGGCTCAGCATGTTTACGATATCACTTACGGGAGTGTAAGACGCGGGATAGACAACCTTGTTGTCATCGATGATAGTATTGTGAGAGGTACTACACTCAGAGAGAGTATCCTAAGCATACTAGATCGCCTAGGGCCTAAGAAGATTGTCGTGGTCTCCTCAGCCCCTCAGATCAGGTATCCTGACCACTACGGTATTGACATGAATAAGATGCGTGAGTTTGTTGTGTTTGTCGCTGCGATAGAGCTCTTGCTAGAGCGTGGTGAAGCTCACATTATTCATGAGACTTACAATAATATCATCAAAAACTTGAATACTGGCGTATTAAGAGAGCATAACTTCGTGAAAGATATATACAAACCTTTCTCAGTCCATGAACTCAATGAGAAAATCATTGAGATCTTAAAACCAAAAGGTCTCAAGACAGAGATAAGCCTTGTATATCAAAGCATTGAAGGGCTACACAAAGCCATACCTAATCATAAGGGAGATTGGTATTTCACTGGGGACTTCCCAACCCCTGGGGGTACGGAACTGACCAACATAGCATACAAAAACTTTTACGAACAAGACTTTAGAAAATACTAA